From the Deinococcus yavapaiensis KR-236 genome, one window contains:
- a CDS encoding 4-(cytidine 5'-diphospho)-2-C-methyl-D-erythritol kinase produces the protein MKVFAPAKVNFGLSVLGVRPDGYHELHSVMVPLDIGDDLEVDEAGDLKLGVKGASLPEDEGNLVYRAARAYLTAAKVDGGARVTLHKRLPIASGMGGGSSDAASTLMALAKLYPSNVNLAGVALSLGADVPFFLLESAAVARGVGEQLAPIEVPTTPLVLVNPGVEVSARDAYRWLDEDEAFTEPLDVPALLRALSDGRDLAYFNALQGPVERRVPIIRVALDALVAAELSSPLMSGSGATCFALARSAEDARRAEAVLRERHPSWWVCACRTRTP, from the coding sequence GTGAAAGTCTTCGCGCCCGCCAAGGTGAATTTCGGCCTCAGCGTGCTCGGCGTGCGGCCCGACGGATACCACGAGCTTCACAGTGTCATGGTGCCCCTCGACATCGGCGACGACTTGGAAGTGGACGAAGCGGGCGACCTCAAGCTCGGGGTGAAGGGAGCGAGCCTTCCGGAGGACGAAGGCAACCTCGTCTACCGCGCCGCGCGGGCGTACCTGACGGCGGCGAAGGTCGACGGTGGAGCGCGCGTCACGCTGCACAAGCGCCTTCCGATCGCGTCGGGCATGGGAGGCGGGTCGTCGGACGCGGCCAGCACCTTGATGGCACTCGCGAAGCTGTATCCGTCGAACGTGAACCTCGCTGGCGTGGCGCTGTCGCTCGGAGCGGACGTCCCGTTCTTCCTGCTGGAATCGGCGGCGGTCGCGCGAGGCGTCGGAGAACAGCTCGCGCCGATCGAGGTGCCGACGACGCCCCTCGTGCTCGTGAATCCCGGCGTGGAGGTCAGCGCGCGCGACGCTTACCGCTGGCTCGACGAGGATGAGGCGTTCACGGAACCGCTCGACGTGCCCGCGCTTTTGCGCGCCCTGAGCGACGGGCGCGATCTCGCGTACTTCAACGCGCTGCAAGGCCCGGTCGAGCGGCGCGTGCCGATCATTCGAGTCGCGTTGGACGCCCTCGTGGCGGCGGAGCTTTCGAGTCCGCTGATGAGCGGTTCGGGCGCGACGTGCTTCGCGCTGGCCCGCTCGGCCGAGGACGCGCGCCGAGCGGAAGCGGTTTTGCGTGAGCGCCACCCTTCGTGGTGGGTGTGCGCGTGCCGTACGCGCACGCCTTGA